A single region of the Thermotoga profunda AZM34c06 genome encodes:
- the era gene encoding GTPase Era, with protein MKSGFVTVIGRPNVGKSSLVNAFFGRKVLIVSDKPQTTRNRIRCIYTDDDCQIIFTDTPGIHKPIHRLGEFMVKAAIQAMKGCDLILFVVDASKGYGEAEAKMCDLVRASKTRTFLVINKIDLVNDHVKIIETTKNKCDIFTKTFTTSVVENRGIFELFEAIKSFMPEGPMYFPKDMITDRPISFQIAEIVREKILLLTREEVPHCVAVIVDQILEREKNLVYVSATIYVERYSQKGIIIGKDGSMIKQIGTLARIEIESIVGKRVYLDLHVKVKKNWRDKDFIILNEIGMKDEME; from the coding sequence TTGAAGTCTGGTTTTGTCACAGTTATCGGGAGACCAAACGTTGGTAAATCAAGTCTTGTGAATGCTTTTTTTGGTAGGAAGGTACTCATTGTTTCAGATAAACCACAGACTACACGCAACAGAATAAGATGTATTTATACAGACGATGATTGTCAGATAATTTTCACAGACACTCCGGGTATACACAAACCAATTCATAGACTTGGGGAATTTATGGTAAAAGCAGCGATTCAGGCAATGAAAGGCTGTGATTTGATTCTATTTGTGGTAGATGCTTCTAAAGGATATGGTGAAGCTGAAGCAAAGATGTGTGATCTTGTAAGAGCTTCTAAAACCAGGACTTTTTTAGTTATAAACAAGATAGACTTAGTCAATGATCATGTGAAAATCATTGAAACCACAAAAAACAAGTGTGATATATTCACCAAAACTTTTACCACGAGCGTTGTAGAAAATCGCGGAATTTTCGAACTCTTTGAAGCAATCAAATCTTTTATGCCAGAAGGTCCAATGTATTTTCCAAAAGATATGATTACCGACAGACCTATATCCTTTCAAATAGCTGAGATAGTACGTGAAAAAATATTATTGCTTACAAGAGAAGAAGTTCCTCACTGTGTTGCTGTGATTGTCGATCAGATTCTCGAGAGGGAAAAAAATCTGGTTTATGTCTCTGCTACGATATATGTTGAGAGATACTCTCAAAAAGGTATCATCATAGGGAAAGATGGTTCCATGATAAAACAGATCGGGACCTTAGCACGAATAGAGATTGAGTCGATCGTTGGAAAAAGAGTCTATTTAGATCTTCACGTAAAGGTGAAGAAGAATTGGAGAGATAAAGATTTCATTATTCTCAACGAGATAGGTATGAAAGATGAAATGGAATAA
- a CDS encoding cytidine deaminase, producing the protein MKNEDLIEMAVESMKKAYSPYSGFRVGAVVVTKSGKIFTGCNIENSSYGLTICAERVAIFSAIASGERDIEKLVVVADTPEPVSPCGACRQVMSEFGDFEVILANFQGKHTITKVSALLPYAFKLKR; encoded by the coding sequence CTGAAAAATGAAGATTTGATCGAGATGGCTGTAGAATCCATGAAAAAGGCTTATTCACCTTACTCGGGTTTTCGAGTTGGGGCTGTTGTTGTTACGAAAAGTGGGAAGATTTTCACAGGATGTAATATTGAGAACTCATCTTATGGATTAACCATATGTGCCGAGAGAGTAGCAATCTTTTCAGCTATAGCTTCAGGAGAAAGAGACATAGAAAAACTCGTTGTTGTAGCCGATACTCCTGAACCAGTCAGTCCATGTGGTGCGTGTAGACAAGTCATGAGTGAGTTTGGAGATTTTGAAGTGATCTTAGCCAATTTTCAAGGAAAACACACTATAACGAAAGTTAGTGCACTGCTACCTTATGCTTTTAAATTAAAGAGGTGA
- a CDS encoding alanine/ornithine racemase family PLP-dependent enzyme has translation MPRIYINLKSIEENARRVLERCSKFGVEVVGVTKVSLGDPKIAQAMRNAGIKIIGESRVENILRMSENGIDGPFMMIRIPQKEDLPRIVKLCEYVLVSELKTIEWMEEIACDMNKSISAIYMVDVGDLREGVWHEDAVEEVTQALKISKKVKVIGIGTNLGCYGGVLPSNKNLRILVEIRDMVEKKTFHKLPIVSGGNTSALKLLENGDLPSGVNQYRVGEAIFLGTDVTNNRQIDWLIQDAIILEAQVIEVKVKPSFPEGEIGQDAFGRKPIFIDRGKRKRAILALGEQDIVPTGLKPLDSGIEVIHASSDHTIIDITDLEKEIKVGDIMRFKLSYGALLRAMTCPHVEKIYSQGV, from the coding sequence ATGCCTCGGATCTATATAAATCTCAAGTCAATAGAAGAAAATGCACGTAGGGTCTTGGAGAGATGTTCTAAATTTGGTGTTGAAGTCGTAGGGGTTACTAAAGTCAGTCTTGGAGATCCTAAGATAGCTCAGGCAATGAGAAATGCTGGTATAAAAATCATCGGTGAATCAAGAGTTGAGAATATCTTGAGAATGTCTGAGAATGGTATAGATGGTCCTTTCATGATGATTCGTATACCACAAAAAGAAGATCTACCAAGGATAGTGAAACTGTGTGAATATGTGCTTGTTTCAGAACTCAAAACAATTGAATGGATGGAAGAAATTGCTTGTGACATGAATAAGTCGATATCTGCAATCTACATGGTTGATGTTGGCGATTTGAGAGAAGGTGTATGGCATGAAGATGCCGTCGAGGAAGTCACTCAAGCTTTGAAAATTTCAAAGAAGGTAAAAGTTATTGGTATTGGCACAAATTTAGGCTGTTATGGAGGGGTACTACCATCTAACAAAAACTTGAGAATACTTGTTGAGATTAGAGATATGGTTGAAAAAAAGACTTTCCACAAATTACCTATCGTATCTGGGGGAAATACTTCTGCCCTAAAACTGCTCGAAAATGGAGACTTGCCTTCAGGTGTTAACCAATACAGAGTAGGAGAGGCTATCTTTCTTGGCACAGATGTGACAAATAATCGCCAAATTGATTGGTTAATACAAGATGCAATTATCTTAGAAGCACAGGTAATCGAGGTTAAAGTGAAACCTTCATTTCCAGAAGGCGAAATAGGCCAGGACGCCTTTGGAAGAAAACCAATCTTTATCGATAGAGGTAAACGCAAACGCGCTATACTTGCACTTGGAGAGCAGGATATCGTTCCGACTGGACTTAAACCTCTGGATAGCGGTATCGAAGTGATACACGCATCAAGTGATCATACGATAATCGACATTACCGATTTGGAAAAAGAGATCAAAGTCGGTGACATCATGAGATTTAAATTGAGTTATGGTGCCTTGTTGAGGGCTATGACTTGTCCTCATGTTGAGAAGATCTATTCACAGGGGGTGTGA
- a CDS encoding decaprenyl-phosphate phosphoribosyltransferase codes for MNFFKLIRPKHWIKNLFVVAPLVFSGRFMNISFIYASLLAFISFCFLSSAIYILNDIKDALTDRLHPIKKKRPIAAGLIKPNHALLFAMGLVIISIILGTFLNWKVLFCLSTYLLVNVFYTIKGKNLILIDVFCIAAGFALRVITGSYAISVLPSGWLVTSTFFLALFLGFGKRRGELAFSQVNGSEHRKILKYYDVNLLGNIMISTGTAAVVMYTLYTLDVRTIEQFGTDKLYYTIPFVVYGIFRYMFLILKNDNGDPTEVLLKDKGMIFSVLFWFLTTVLIIYLGGKIS; via the coding sequence CTGAACTTTTTCAAATTGATCAGACCAAAACACTGGATAAAGAATCTTTTTGTTGTAGCACCATTGGTGTTCTCGGGTAGGTTCATGAATATATCATTTATTTATGCTTCACTTTTGGCGTTTATAAGTTTCTGCTTTCTTTCGAGTGCAATTTATATCCTAAATGACATCAAAGACGCTCTCACTGATAGATTGCATCCCATCAAAAAGAAAAGACCTATCGCAGCAGGCTTGATAAAACCCAACCATGCTTTATTATTCGCTATGGGATTGGTTATAATTTCGATCATTCTTGGGACCTTCTTGAACTGGAAGGTTCTTTTTTGCTTGAGTACTTATTTATTAGTCAATGTCTTTTATACCATCAAGGGCAAAAATTTGATCTTGATCGATGTATTTTGTATTGCAGCCGGTTTTGCGTTGAGGGTTATCACTGGTAGCTACGCAATCTCTGTGTTACCATCTGGATGGCTCGTCACAAGTACCTTTTTTCTCGCTCTTTTTCTTGGATTTGGAAAAAGAAGAGGTGAACTTGCTTTCTCGCAAGTGAATGGATCTGAACATAGAAAGATTTTGAAATACTACGATGTGAACCTTCTTGGCAATATAATGATTTCAACGGGTACAGCTGCCGTGGTTATGTATACACTCTACACACTCGATGTAAGAACAATTGAGCAATTTGGGACAGACAAATTGTATTACACGATACCTTTTGTTGTCTATGGTATATTCAGATACATGTTCTTGATTTTAAAAAACGACAACGGTGATCCCACGGAGGTTCTCTTAAAAGACAAGGGGATGATTTTTTCCGTTCTTTTTTGGTTTCTGACTACGGTTTTGATCATATATCTTGGAGGTAAGATATCATGA
- a CDS encoding SMR family transporter — protein MKQTIILIIAIIANALANIFVKMGALSFEDKRFSQILFYFLRNVYIWIGLVCFGVAFVFYSIVLSKTKLSVAYPIMTSAGFLIVSIFSNILFKESFSVYKIVGIAIIVIGIWMVSTL, from the coding sequence ATGAAACAAACGATTATATTGATAATTGCCATAATCGCTAATGCACTTGCAAATATTTTTGTTAAAATGGGTGCGCTCTCTTTTGAAGATAAGAGATTTTCACAAATCTTGTTTTACTTTCTGAGAAATGTCTACATATGGATTGGACTTGTTTGTTTTGGAGTTGCTTTTGTTTTTTACAGTATAGTTTTGAGTAAAACAAAATTGAGTGTTGCATATCCTATAATGACGAGTGCAGGGTTTTTAATCGTTTCCATTTTTTCGAATATACTCTTCAAAGAGAGTTTCTCTGTGTACAAAATCGTTGGGATCGCCATAATAGTGATTGGAATATGGATGGTCTCAACATTGTGA
- a CDS encoding type II toxin-antitoxin system Phd/YefM family antitoxin — protein MPKNNEIFYSLAEAKAKLSEVVKKARQSDVLITKNGTPCVVLMNYERYKKMTKLLDDLYDLYLLEIGDPSRFGQIDQQQLLEEDIEEV, from the coding sequence GTGCCGAAAAACAATGAGATCTTTTATAGCTTGGCAGAAGCAAAGGCAAAGTTGTCTGAGGTTGTAAAAAAAGCTCGTCAAAGCGATGTACTCATAACTAAAAATGGTACACCTTGTGTGGTGCTAATGAATTATGAAAGGTACAAAAAGATGACAAAATTACTTGATGATTTGTATGATTTGTATTTACTTGAAATAGGAGATCCATCGCGGTTTGGTCAGATAGATCAACAACAATTACTTGAGGAAGATATTGAGGAGGTGTAA
- the uxaC gene encoding glucuronate isomerase, whose protein sequence is MSFLSEKYLLTNETAVKLYETVRDLPIVDAHNHGDVKEIVENKGWNDIWEVEAATDHYVWELMRRRGVSEEKITGNATNYEKWLALAEVFPKFVGNPTYEWIHLDLRRRFGIDEIISKETANSIWWKTKQLLKDQKMKPQELLRQMNVEIMCTTDDPTSDLKYHKIAQNSVEGVKILPTWRPDRACRIDKADWKEYIQKLSETTATDTMTFNGFLDALKKTHDYFDQVGCVCSDHALLYPVGKSITYEKAKEIFNRALKQSVSLQDLFDFQSYMLYVFAQMNHEKNWKMQLHIGALRDYRDKLFEKLGPDSGGDISAGYVDVATGMRDFFNTFDGKTKIILYCLDTTYLSVMTTIARAFENVFLGAPWWFNDSPYGMQLQLQYIASVDLLSNLVGMVTDSRKLMSYGSRTEMFRRVLSSVVGEMVEKGQIPLKEAVELCVELSYTRPKEFFFA, encoded by the coding sequence ATGAGTTTTCTCAGTGAAAAATATTTGTTGACTAACGAAACTGCTGTGAAGTTGTACGAAACGGTGAGAGATCTTCCAATAGTTGATGCTCACAATCATGGTGATGTAAAAGAAATAGTTGAAAACAAAGGATGGAATGATATATGGGAAGTTGAAGCGGCAACTGATCACTATGTGTGGGAATTGATGAGACGAAGGGGAGTATCGGAAGAGAAAATAACGGGGAATGCCACCAATTATGAAAAATGGCTTGCCTTGGCAGAAGTCTTTCCAAAATTCGTTGGGAATCCAACTTATGAATGGATTCACCTTGATTTGAGACGGCGTTTTGGGATAGATGAGATAATTTCAAAAGAAACGGCTAATTCGATTTGGTGGAAAACAAAACAATTATTGAAAGATCAGAAAATGAAACCACAGGAACTTTTGAGACAGATGAACGTTGAAATAATGTGCACTACGGATGATCCAACTTCAGATTTGAAATACCACAAAATCGCACAAAATTCAGTTGAGGGTGTGAAAATTTTACCAACTTGGCGGCCCGACAGAGCTTGCAGAATAGATAAAGCAGATTGGAAAGAATATATCCAAAAACTCTCCGAGACTACAGCAACAGATACTATGACTTTCAATGGTTTTTTAGACGCACTGAAGAAGACACACGATTATTTTGATCAAGTAGGATGTGTTTGCAGCGATCATGCTTTGCTTTACCCAGTGGGAAAATCTATCACTTATGAAAAAGCCAAAGAGATATTCAACAGAGCTCTAAAGCAAAGTGTTTCTTTACAAGATCTTTTCGATTTCCAATCGTACATGCTATATGTTTTCGCACAGATGAACCACGAGAAGAATTGGAAAATGCAACTTCATATTGGTGCATTGCGAGATTATCGAGATAAATTATTTGAGAAATTAGGACCAGATAGTGGTGGTGATATCTCGGCTGGTTATGTGGATGTTGCAACTGGTATGAGAGATTTTTTCAACACCTTCGATGGCAAAACAAAAATAATTCTGTATTGCCTTGATACAACATATCTTTCTGTTATGACTACCATTGCAAGGGCCTTTGAAAATGTTTTCTTAGGAGCGCCGTGGTGGTTCAACGACAGCCCATATGGAATGCAGTTACAATTGCAATACATTGCCTCTGTAGATTTGTTGAGCAATCTGGTCGGTATGGTTACTGATTCAAGAAAACTCATGTCTTATGGATCTCGCACAGAGATGTTCAGAAGGGTATTATCCAGTGTTGTTGGTGAGATGGTGGAAAAAGGTCAAATACCGTTGAAAGAAGCAGTCGAATTGTGTGTTGAACTGTCCTATACAAGACCAAAGGAATTTTTCTTTGCATGA
- a CDS encoding ABC transporter ATP-binding protein, with the protein MAQVDLEKVTKVYENKVVAVKEATVTINDKEFVVLLGPSGCGKTTTLRMIAGLEEITSGTIKIDGKVVNDVEPKDRDIAMVFQNYALYPHMTVYENMAFGLKLRKFPKAEIDQRVKEAAKILGIEELLDRKPRQLSGGQRQRVAVGRAIVRNPKVFLFDEPLSNLDAKLRVQMRSELKKLHHRLEATIVYVTHDQVEAMTMADKIVVMKDGLIQQIGSPYEIYNKPANIFVAGFIGSPAMNFVDATLIAERGGIWVQTSGFKVKVVKEHESVLEKWIEKQVIFGIRPENIFDKLFALAPQPENTIQGTVDVVEPLGSETLLHVTVGNDSIVARVDPRTKAKEGEKIDLVFDMNTIHIFDKETQQAII; encoded by the coding sequence ATGGCACAGGTAGATCTTGAGAAGGTCACTAAAGTGTACGAGAACAAAGTTGTGGCTGTAAAAGAAGCAACGGTCACGATCAACGACAAAGAATTCGTAGTGTTACTTGGACCATCTGGTTGTGGAAAGACCACAACACTCAGAATGATCGCGGGGCTTGAAGAAATCACTTCTGGTACGATTAAGATCGATGGTAAAGTTGTCAACGATGTTGAACCAAAGGATAGGGACATCGCAATGGTTTTTCAGAATTACGCCTTGTATCCACATATGACTGTTTACGAAAACATGGCCTTTGGTCTTAAGCTCAGAAAATTTCCTAAAGCAGAGATTGATCAAAGAGTGAAAGAGGCGGCAAAAATCCTTGGTATTGAAGAATTGTTGGATCGCAAGCCCAGACAGCTTTCAGGTGGTCAGAGGCAACGTGTTGCGGTTGGAAGGGCAATAGTCAGGAATCCAAAGGTCTTTTTGTTTGACGAGCCTCTCTCAAACTTAGATGCTAAATTAAGAGTGCAAATGAGAAGTGAATTGAAGAAACTGCACCACCGCCTTGAGGCAACAATAGTTTATGTCACACACGACCAAGTTGAAGCCATGACAATGGCAGATAAGATCGTTGTGATGAAAGATGGACTCATACAGCAGATAGGTTCACCATATGAGATATATAACAAACCAGCAAATATATTCGTTGCTGGTTTCATAGGAAGCCCTGCTATGAACTTTGTTGACGCTACATTGATAGCAGAACGCGGTGGAATATGGGTACAGACATCTGGATTTAAGGTCAAAGTTGTTAAAGAACATGAGTCAGTACTTGAAAAGTGGATAGAAAAACAGGTTATATTTGGAATAAGACCAGAAAATATCTTCGATAAATTATTTGCTTTGGCTCCTCAACCAGAGAATACCATTCAAGGAACAGTTGATGTGGTAGAACCTCTTGGTAGCGAAACTTTGTTGCATGTCACTGTAGGGAATGATTCTATTGTTGCACGTGTTGATCCAAGGACAAAGGCCAAAGAAGGAGAAAAGATTGATTTGGTCTTTGATATGAACACGATACATATCTTCGACAAGGAAACTCAGCAGGCAATAATATAA
- a CDS encoding hemolysin family protein, with product MDDPASTVSVLLYLLFILVLLMFSAMFSASETALTSVSRLKLLKKDEKEGIHRVNRLLTATLVMNNFVNLLISSIATLLLVRLFKNMSSGMIALIGTIFTTITVLIFGEITPKIYAREYSEKVYNLTEKFIAFFAKLLDPVIRLLLFLSNGIVRIFGGRAMEDAPFVTSEDIIEAVNLGKEGGTIDHQEGMIVERTFQMNETTIKEIMTPRVDVVAVEENASLLELMEIVNREGYSRIPVYREDIDNIIGVCYAKDVVGYIQENGATNLGEKKVKEIMREPIFVPETMRVSTLLKIFKEKKMHIAIVVDEFGGTAGIATLEDILEELIGEIMDEYDYDEISGIKKVNENSYLINAATPINDIERELSVHFEETEHETLAGYLLELFQRIPSVGEEIDVGQFHFRIVAATKNRIDRVLMMIKRSDSTEK from the coding sequence GTGGATGATCCTGCGAGTACTGTTTCAGTTTTATTGTACCTGTTGTTCATTTTGGTGTTGCTAATGTTCTCTGCGATGTTTTCAGCATCTGAAACGGCTCTCACTTCGGTGAGTAGATTGAAACTTTTGAAAAAGGATGAGAAGGAAGGTATTCACAGGGTAAACAGGCTTTTAACAGCGACCTTGGTTATGAACAATTTTGTCAATCTCTTGATCTCTTCAATCGCCACACTTCTTCTTGTGAGATTGTTCAAAAATATGAGTAGTGGAATGATCGCTTTAATTGGAACGATTTTCACAACGATAACAGTTTTGATATTTGGGGAAATCACACCAAAAATCTATGCAAGAGAATACTCTGAGAAGGTTTACAACCTGACGGAAAAGTTTATAGCATTCTTTGCGAAGCTACTCGATCCTGTTATTAGGTTACTGCTCTTTCTAAGCAATGGCATAGTCAGAATCTTTGGTGGTCGAGCTATGGAAGATGCACCTTTTGTCACTTCAGAAGACATCATTGAGGCAGTGAACCTTGGAAAAGAAGGTGGAACGATAGATCACCAAGAAGGCATGATCGTTGAGAGAACTTTTCAGATGAATGAAACAACTATCAAAGAAATCATGACACCAAGAGTTGATGTCGTCGCGGTGGAAGAAAATGCGTCGTTGTTAGAACTCATGGAAATTGTAAATCGCGAAGGTTATTCTCGAATACCAGTCTATCGAGAAGATATAGACAACATCATTGGTGTCTGTTATGCAAAAGATGTCGTTGGGTATATACAAGAAAATGGAGCGACAAACCTTGGTGAGAAAAAAGTTAAAGAAATCATGAGAGAGCCAATATTCGTCCCTGAAACGATGAGAGTTAGTACATTACTCAAGATCTTCAAAGAAAAGAAGATGCATATAGCGATTGTCGTCGATGAATTTGGAGGAACGGCAGGTATTGCAACTCTTGAAGACATCTTAGAAGAGTTGATCGGTGAAATAATGGACGAATATGATTATGATGAAATCAGCGGGATTAAAAAAGTTAACGAGAATAGTTATTTGATAAATGCCGCCACGCCAATTAACGATATCGAACGTGAGTTAAGTGTTCATTTCGAGGAAACTGAACATGAAACTCTGGCTGGTTACCTTCTGGAATTATTTCAGAGAATACCTTCTGTAGGTGAGGAGATAGACGTTGGTCAATTTCATTTTAGAATCGTTGCGGCAACCAAAAACAGAATTGATAGAGTATTGATGATGATCAAAAGGAGTGATTCTACTGAAAAATGA
- the hutI gene encoding imidazolonepropionase, whose protein sequence is MKLVIYAKRLYTSIGNSPKRGHQMSQLEKLENIFICVEDGKIVEFLNHKPRSADFLLEGDLVVPGFVDCHTHIPFYGYREQDFLRRVSGLSYSQIHNSGGGIYESVSKLRGATFKELVRFNLNLTKIFLRKGVTTIECKTGYGLDEENELKQFRVIEILKKISPIDVIPTFMGAHAIPKGFNQQDYIDYLIKTLDLVKDKCDFVDIFCDTGAFDIYNTQRYLEAAREKGFKLRIHANELSNIGAVKIAVQMNAISADHLLKIDDKDIEFLSQSGTTAVLMPTTSFYLNETYAPARKLIDNGAAIALGSDFNPGSSPVIEPSLVMNLAVRFLGMSPQEILSAYTINSACVLGIADRLGTVEIGKEADFVIYKDADLETIMYFIGIVPKYIVKRGQIFEN, encoded by the coding sequence GTGAAGTTAGTGATATACGCTAAAAGATTGTACACTTCGATTGGTAACAGTCCAAAAAGAGGACATCAAATGTCACAGCTTGAAAAGCTTGAAAATATTTTCATATGTGTTGAAGACGGTAAGATCGTAGAATTTCTCAATCATAAACCTCGATCGGCAGATTTCTTATTGGAAGGAGATCTTGTTGTACCCGGTTTTGTGGATTGTCACACTCACATCCCCTTTTACGGTTACAGAGAGCAAGATTTCTTGAGAAGGGTCTCTGGTCTGTCTTACTCACAAATACACAATTCTGGGGGAGGCATTTATGAATCTGTCTCAAAACTTAGAGGAGCTACTTTCAAAGAACTTGTTCGCTTCAATTTGAATCTCACCAAAATTTTTCTCAGGAAAGGTGTCACAACTATAGAATGTAAGACAGGATATGGACTTGATGAAGAAAATGAACTCAAACAATTCAGAGTAATAGAAATTCTCAAAAAGATTTCACCGATCGACGTAATTCCAACTTTCATGGGTGCTCATGCTATCCCAAAAGGTTTCAATCAACAAGACTATATTGATTATCTGATAAAGACGCTCGATCTGGTGAAGGACAAATGTGATTTTGTCGATATCTTCTGCGACACCGGTGCTTTTGACATATACAACACGCAGAGATATCTTGAAGCAGCAAGAGAAAAAGGATTTAAGCTTCGTATTCACGCAAATGAATTGTCTAATATAGGTGCAGTGAAAATCGCAGTTCAAATGAATGCAATCTCTGCTGACCACTTACTCAAAATTGATGACAAAGACATCGAATTTCTATCGCAAAGTGGTACAACAGCTGTCTTAATGCCAACAACGAGTTTCTATTTGAACGAAACCTATGCCCCAGCAAGAAAATTGATAGATAATGGAGCCGCAATAGCCTTGGGAAGTGATTTCAATCCTGGCTCGAGTCCTGTAATTGAACCTTCATTGGTTATGAATCTTGCTGTGAGATTTCTTGGAATGTCACCACAAGAAATTCTCAGTGCTTACACCATCAATTCTGCCTGTGTACTTGGCATAGCAGACAGGTTAGGAACCGTTGAAATTGGTAAGGAAGCCGATTTTGTCATCTACAAAGATGCAGATCTGGAAACTATCATGTATTTTATAGGAATAGTTCCAAAGTATATTGTGAAAAGGGGACAGATTTTTGAAAATTGA
- the ftcD gene encoding glutamate formimidoyltransferase → MKIIESAPNFSEGKREDIVREIVAQAENVKGVWVLDWSMDSDHNRSVVTLVGTPEPLLQVLFNMTKKAAELIDMRNHKGEHPRMGATDVIPLVPVMGAEMSECIELSKILAKRIGEELQIPVFLYEKSATASHRENLSEIRKGEFEGFFEKIKQPMWKPDFGPDQVHPTAGVTAVGAREYLIAFNVNLGTNRIDIAEKIAKAVRYISGGYRYVKAIAVELKDKNLVQISMNMTNYKKSPLFRVFETIKREAQRYGVAVVGTEIIGMVPMQAMLEVAQYYLQLDDFGINRIIENRVMDILAKEGAGKQ, encoded by the coding sequence ATGAAAATCATAGAGTCAGCACCAAATTTTAGTGAAGGTAAACGTGAGGACATTGTCAGGGAGATAGTCGCTCAAGCGGAAAATGTCAAAGGTGTTTGGGTTCTTGATTGGTCCATGGACAGTGACCACAACAGATCGGTTGTCACACTCGTTGGAACTCCTGAACCACTATTGCAGGTCCTTTTTAACATGACAAAAAAGGCTGCAGAGCTGATAGACATGAGAAACCATAAAGGTGAACATCCAAGGATGGGTGCAACAGATGTCATACCACTGGTTCCTGTAATGGGCGCAGAAATGTCTGAATGTATCGAACTTTCCAAAATTTTGGCAAAGAGAATTGGTGAGGAATTACAAATACCGGTATTTTTGTATGAGAAGTCTGCAACAGCATCTCATAGAGAAAATCTCTCAGAGATAAGAAAAGGCGAATTCGAAGGTTTTTTTGAAAAAATAAAACAACCCATGTGGAAACCGGATTTTGGGCCAGATCAAGTGCACCCAACCGCTGGTGTTACTGCTGTGGGTGCAAGAGAATATCTGATAGCTTTTAATGTTAATTTGGGAACAAATAGAATCGATATAGCTGAAAAGATTGCAAAAGCTGTGAGATATATAAGTGGCGGATACAGATATGTAAAGGCAATAGCTGTGGAACTGAAAGACAAGAATTTAGTTCAAATCTCTATGAATATGACCAACTACAAGAAAAGCCCACTTTTCAGAGTTTTTGAGACCATCAAAAGAGAAGCACAGAGATATGGTGTGGCTGTAGTGGGAACAGAGATAATAGGTATGGTTCCAATGCAAGCAATGCTTGAAGTTGCACAATATTATTTGCAACTCGATGATTTTGGGATCAACAGAATAATCGAAAATCGTGTCATGGATATTCTGGCAAAAGAAGGTGCTGGAAAACAGTGA
- a CDS encoding 23S rRNA (pseudouridine(1915)-N(3))-methyltransferase RlmH, which produces MKIEVIVVGKLKEYAQKACDDYMKLLRPFTQIEVVQLKHVKATEMNEIALKQEAQEVLNRLKESDYVIVLDQNGKDYDSLSFAKHLSQLTWEKSSIVFVVGGPFGIDSSLKNRANELLSLSKMTLTHQLAVVVLLEQLFRAFKIIHGQRYHY; this is translated from the coding sequence TTGAAAATTGAAGTAATAGTGGTGGGTAAACTCAAAGAATATGCACAAAAAGCATGTGACGATTATATGAAACTGTTGAGACCTTTTACACAAATAGAAGTTGTGCAGTTAAAGCATGTCAAAGCTACAGAAATGAATGAAATTGCTTTGAAGCAAGAAGCACAAGAAGTTCTTAATCGATTGAAGGAATCAGACTATGTTATTGTTCTGGATCAGAATGGTAAGGATTATGATTCACTTTCTTTTGCCAAACATTTGTCCCAATTAACTTGGGAAAAATCATCGATAGTCTTTGTAGTTGGTGGTCCTTTTGGCATTGATAGTAGTTTGAAAAACAGGGCAAACGAGTTACTTTCTCTCTCAAAAATGACTCTCACCCATCAGCTTGCAGTTGTTGTTCTACTTGAACAACTTTTCAGAGCCTTTAAGATCATCCACGGTCAAAGATATCATTATTAG